A stretch of the Aegilops tauschii subsp. strangulata cultivar AL8/78 chromosome 4, Aet v6.0, whole genome shotgun sequence genome encodes the following:
- the LOC109747831 gene encoding TATA-box-binding protein 2 isoform X2, whose amino-acid sequence MAEATLEGSEPVDLSKHPSGIIPTLQNIVSTVNLDCKLDLKAIALQARNAEYNPKRFAAVIMRIREPKTTALIFASGKMVCTGAKSEQQSKLAARKYARIIQKLGFPAKFKDFKIQNIVGSCDVKFPIRLEGLAYSHGAFSSYEPELFPGLIYRMKQPKIVLLIFVSGKIVLTGAKINSPDSQLQGPVGFCHLESRDC is encoded by the exons ATGGCGGAGGCGACGCTGGAGGGGAGCGAGCCGGTGGATCTGTCCAAGCACCCCTCCGGCATCATCCCCACGCTCCA GAATATCGTGTCAACTGTCAATTTGGATTGTAAGTTAGACCTCAAAGCAATAGCTCTGCAAGCACGTAACGCAGAATATAATCCAAAG CGTTTTGCTGCAGTTATCATGAGAATAAGAGAACCAAAAACTACAGCACTGATATTCGCGTCGGGTAAAATG GTATGTACTGGAGCAAAGAGCGAACAACAATCCAAGCTTGCAGCAAGAAAG TATGCTCGTATCATTCAGAAACTTGGCTTTCCAGCTAAATTCAAG GATTTTAAGATTCAGAATATCGTTGGCTCCTGTGATGTTAAATTTCCAATTAGACTGGAGGGCCTTGCATATTCTCATGGTGCTTTCTCAAGT TATGAGCCGGAACTTTTTCCTGGTCTGATCTATCGAATGAAGCAACCGAAGATTGTTCTTCTGATTTTTGTTTCAGGCAAGATTGTCTTGACCGGGGCAAAG ATTAACTCACCTGATTCACAACTACAAGGTCCCGTGGGATTTTGCCACCTTGAGAGCCGTGACTGCTAA
- the LOC109747831 gene encoding TATA-box-binding protein 2 isoform X1 codes for MAEATLEGSEPVDLSKHPSGIIPTLQNIVSTVNLDCKLDLKAIALQARNAEYNPKRFAAVIMRIREPKTTALIFASGKMVCTGAKSEQQSKLAARKYARIIQKLGFPAKFKDFKIQNIVGSCDVKFPIRLEGLAYSHGAFSSYEPELFPGLIYRMKQPKIVLLIFVSGKIVLTGAKVREETYTAFENIYPVLTEFRKVQQ; via the exons ATGGCGGAGGCGACGCTGGAGGGGAGCGAGCCGGTGGATCTGTCCAAGCACCCCTCCGGCATCATCCCCACGCTCCA GAATATCGTGTCAACTGTCAATTTGGATTGTAAGTTAGACCTCAAAGCAATAGCTCTGCAAGCACGTAACGCAGAATATAATCCAAAG CGTTTTGCTGCAGTTATCATGAGAATAAGAGAACCAAAAACTACAGCACTGATATTCGCGTCGGGTAAAATG GTATGTACTGGAGCAAAGAGCGAACAACAATCCAAGCTTGCAGCAAGAAAG TATGCTCGTATCATTCAGAAACTTGGCTTTCCAGCTAAATTCAAG GATTTTAAGATTCAGAATATCGTTGGCTCCTGTGATGTTAAATTTCCAATTAGACTGGAGGGCCTTGCATATTCTCATGGTGCTTTCTCAAGT TATGAGCCGGAACTTTTTCCTGGTCTGATCTATCGAATGAAGCAACCGAAGATTGTTCTTCTGATTTTTGTTTCAGGCAAGATTGTCTTGACCGGGGCAAAG GTGAGAGAAGAGACATACACTGCCTTTGAAAATATATATCCTGTACTCACAGAGTTCAGAAAAGTTCAGCAATG A
- the LOC109767117 gene encoding WRKY transcription factor WRKY24 isoform X2, with amino-acid sequence MASTSQPPTTGNEGGERGHHGDEEEQQQGAWAEAAGGQPLVMPEDGYQWKKYGQKFIKNIQKIRSYFRCRDKRCGAKKKVEWQPGDPNLRVVYDGAHQHGSPSSNGGGQDADGAANRYDLSTQYFGGAGAPTPQTQ; translated from the exons ATGGCCTCAACCTCACAGCCGCCCACAAC AGGGAACGAAGGAGGTGAGCGAGGTCATCATGGCGACGAGGAGGAGCAGCAGCAGGGAGCTTGGGCGGAGGCAGCCGGCGGCCAGCCGCTGGTGATGCCGGAGGACGGGTACCAGTGGAAGAAGTACGGCCAGAAGTTCATCAAGAACATCCAGAAAATCAG GAGCTACTTCCGGTGCCGCGACAAGCGGTGCGGCGCCAAGAAGAAGGTGGAGTGGCAGCCGGGCGACCCCAACCTCCGCGTCGTCTACGACGGCGCCCACCAGCACGGCTCCCCGTCGTCAAACGGCGGTGGTCAGGACGCCGACGGCGCCGCCAACCGGTACGATCTCAGCACCCAGTACTTCGGCGGGGCCGGCGCCCCCACGCCGCAGACGCAGTGA
- the LOC109767117 gene encoding WRKY transcription factor WRKY24 isoform X1: protein MASTSQPPTTYEGNEGGERGHHGDEEEQQQGAWAEAAGGQPLVMPEDGYQWKKYGQKFIKNIQKIRSYFRCRDKRCGAKKKVEWQPGDPNLRVVYDGAHQHGSPSSNGGGQDADGAANRYDLSTQYFGGAGAPTPQTQ from the exons ATGGCCTCAACCTCACAGCCGCCCACAACGTATGA AGGGAACGAAGGAGGTGAGCGAGGTCATCATGGCGACGAGGAGGAGCAGCAGCAGGGAGCTTGGGCGGAGGCAGCCGGCGGCCAGCCGCTGGTGATGCCGGAGGACGGGTACCAGTGGAAGAAGTACGGCCAGAAGTTCATCAAGAACATCCAGAAAATCAG GAGCTACTTCCGGTGCCGCGACAAGCGGTGCGGCGCCAAGAAGAAGGTGGAGTGGCAGCCGGGCGACCCCAACCTCCGCGTCGTCTACGACGGCGCCCACCAGCACGGCTCCCCGTCGTCAAACGGCGGTGGTCAGGACGCCGACGGCGCCGCCAACCGGTACGATCTCAGCACCCAGTACTTCGGCGGGGCCGGCGCCCCCACGCCGCAGACGCAGTGA